One Myxococcus xanthus DNA segment encodes these proteins:
- the lexA gene encoding transcriptional repressor LexA, with protein sequence MEELTERQREILSFIVKETETRGFPPTIREIGEHMDIRSTNGVNDHLKALERKGYLNRGEQQSRSLVATKRARLLLGLGARKDSGMVEIPLLGKVAAGAPLLAQENMEDSVKIDSFLLGGVNGREVFALRVKGQSMIDDGIHDGDYLFVKKTPSAQPGEIVVALIEDEATVKRYYPEGDRIRFQPANATMQPIYVSRAEFRSTMILGQVVGVYRKLQGGRTP encoded by the coding sequence ATGGAAGAGCTCACGGAACGCCAGCGCGAGATTCTCAGCTTCATCGTCAAGGAGACGGAGACCCGGGGCTTCCCGCCGACGATTCGCGAAATCGGGGAGCACATGGACATCCGCTCGACGAACGGCGTCAACGACCACCTGAAGGCGCTGGAGCGCAAGGGTTACCTGAACCGGGGCGAGCAGCAGAGCCGCTCCCTGGTGGCCACCAAGCGCGCGCGGTTGCTCCTCGGCCTGGGGGCGCGCAAGGACTCCGGCATGGTGGAGATTCCCCTGCTGGGCAAGGTCGCCGCCGGCGCGCCGCTGCTGGCGCAGGAGAACATGGAGGACTCCGTCAAGATCGACAGCTTCCTGCTCGGAGGTGTGAATGGCCGCGAGGTCTTCGCCCTGCGCGTGAAGGGGCAGTCGATGATTGACGACGGCATCCACGACGGGGACTACCTCTTCGTGAAGAAGACGCCATCCGCACAGCCGGGTGAAATCGTGGTGGCCCTCATCGAGGACGAGGCCACGGTGAAGCGTTACTACCCGGAAGGGGACCGCATCCGCTTCCAGCCGGCCAACGCCACCATGCAGCCCATCTACGTGAGCCGCGCGGAGTTCCGGTCCACGATGATTCTGGGTCAGGTGGTGGGCGTGTACCGCAAGCTCCAGGGCGGCCGCACCCCGTAG
- a CDS encoding LysM peptidoglycan-binding domain-containing M23 family metallopeptidase, which translates to MAPCVSSRARGALRVFLLAVLLSGCVGTRASSVAGPDTGLDAVSREDETAEVTDAAERTTPLPFSLRGVHDEPELVAVRHLVAPGETMYRISRTYGLTVEELGAANGIKAPWALAVGQELSIPGVERSVPVRALAEADPEPVRTSTSAGGRRSVPTSGRREEPPSRSRSLSRPASAAGRPRVATQGQLDWPMRGVLYGRFGKKGKEPHDGIDLAAPSGTPVKTAQEGTVLYAGEQRGYGNIVIVEHTNKLITLYAHNRDLRVRTGQKVRREQVIATVGESGRTSGPHLHFEVRLDGKPVDPLDFLGPMPSS; encoded by the coding sequence TTGGCGCCGTGCGTGTCCAGCCGAGCGCGTGGGGCGCTCCGGGTGTTCCTCCTGGCCGTGCTGTTGAGCGGCTGCGTGGGCACCCGGGCATCCTCCGTTGCCGGGCCGGACACCGGGTTGGACGCCGTTTCGCGTGAGGACGAGACGGCGGAAGTCACCGACGCGGCGGAGCGGACCACGCCGCTTCCGTTCAGTTTGCGGGGCGTCCACGACGAACCGGAGTTGGTGGCCGTGCGCCACCTCGTGGCACCGGGCGAGACGATGTACCGCATCTCCCGCACCTACGGCCTCACGGTGGAGGAGCTGGGGGCGGCCAACGGCATCAAGGCGCCGTGGGCGTTGGCGGTGGGGCAGGAGCTCTCCATCCCCGGTGTCGAGCGCAGCGTGCCCGTGCGGGCCCTGGCGGAGGCGGACCCGGAGCCGGTCCGGACCTCTACGTCGGCTGGGGGGCGGCGCAGCGTGCCGACCTCGGGTCGCCGTGAGGAGCCCCCGTCGCGCAGCCGGTCCCTGTCGCGTCCGGCGAGCGCCGCGGGCCGGCCTCGTGTGGCCACGCAGGGGCAGCTCGACTGGCCTATGAGGGGCGTCCTGTACGGCCGCTTCGGGAAGAAGGGGAAGGAGCCGCACGACGGCATCGACCTGGCCGCGCCCTCCGGGACGCCCGTGAAGACGGCGCAGGAAGGCACGGTGCTCTACGCGGGCGAGCAGCGTGGCTACGGCAACATCGTCATCGTCGAGCACACGAACAAGCTGATCACCCTGTACGCGCACAACCGCGACCTGCGCGTGCGCACCGGGCAGAAGGTGCGCCGCGAGCAGGTGATTGCCACCGTCGGCGAGTCGGGCCGGACGTCCGGGCCCCATCTGCACTTCGAGGTGCGCCTGGACGGCAAGCCCGTGGACCCGCTCGACTTTCTGGGGCCGATGCCCTCCTCGTAG
- the surE gene encoding 5'/3'-nucleotidase SurE yields MSNKPKRILVSNDDGYFSEGLQALVEAVSPLGEVWVVAPDREQSAASHAISLHRPLRIKEVRERWFAVDGTPADCAYLAINHLLKDDRPVLMVSGINHGANLAEDIMYSGTVAAAMEGALLGVPAIAFSLVARRNFDFAPGARFARSLVSSALSRPLPPRMLLNVNIPGGVEPEGYVVTRQGRHSYGFEVVENEDPRGRKYYWIGGSDYQHEDIPGSDCNAVFRDKRVSVTPLHFELTDHGRLPDLSGWQVDGFNRHEPDGA; encoded by the coding sequence GTGAGCAACAAGCCCAAGCGCATCCTGGTTTCCAACGACGACGGCTATTTCTCAGAGGGGCTTCAGGCGCTGGTCGAGGCCGTGAGCCCCCTGGGGGAGGTGTGGGTGGTGGCTCCCGACCGGGAGCAGAGCGCCGCCTCCCACGCCATCTCCCTGCACCGGCCGCTGCGCATCAAGGAGGTGCGGGAGCGGTGGTTCGCCGTCGACGGAACCCCCGCGGACTGCGCTTATCTGGCGATCAACCATCTCCTGAAGGATGATCGCCCGGTACTCATGGTTTCCGGCATCAACCACGGCGCGAATCTGGCCGAAGACATCATGTACTCCGGCACGGTGGCCGCGGCGATGGAGGGTGCGCTCCTGGGCGTGCCCGCCATCGCCTTCAGCCTGGTGGCCCGGCGGAACTTCGACTTCGCGCCGGGGGCCCGGTTCGCTCGTTCGCTGGTGTCCAGCGCCCTGTCGCGTCCTCTCCCGCCGCGGATGCTCCTCAACGTGAACATCCCTGGGGGCGTGGAACCGGAGGGCTACGTCGTCACCCGCCAGGGCCGTCACTCGTACGGCTTCGAGGTGGTGGAGAACGAAGACCCTCGTGGCCGGAAGTACTACTGGATTGGCGGTAGCGACTACCAGCACGAGGACATCCCGGGCAGCGACTGCAATGCCGTGTTTCGGGACAAGCGCGTCTCCGTCACTCCGCTGCACTTCGAGCTGACGGACCATGGCCGGCTTCCGGACCTCTCCGGGTGGCAGGTCGATGGCTTCAACCGGCATGAACCGGACGGTGCCTAG
- a CDS encoding sensor histidine kinase: MRLYQQLVLFMLAATVLPLAAVGFLLLSRAEAELAARIDAEQRAQAVATAESVGATMMEVVDALARSAELIDWQAASDAETQGALRLLYGQSPAVSAVLKLDAEGRPLGAPVFRAQAIDGHPAFSLESLDRLVRSIPVQTLRGGGKGQAALGSAYVHSDEGRSAVAVAVKLAEGEGAPFAVAEVVLHPLEAVLRRRLGEGLGRIDLVDEERRVLASTASERRGQALAPELSAHLLAPALPLTELVRSFRVESPARRVSVARVPHGMRFDVLVEVDESTALAPVHGMRRTVLLSIGATFLVLLGLGALFTRRLNVRLAEVVRGAEAYGRGELDTRLKVSGQDELSELATTFNRMGEELEAARARMLRWNDDLRVRVEEATADLKAAQAQLVEAQKLAAVGQLGAGVAHEINNPLAGILGNVQLLMLDRGAADPDLESLRKIEQSAKRCKEITQNLLRFSQQRERAELRPVDLNAVVRDALSLTEHQLRGDGVALTSVLGDGLARVRADPGHLSQVVLALVSNARTAMLNSPEKRLTLRTGEVGGFGFLEVEDTGKGIAPNVRSRIFEPFFTTKDVWSNVGLGLSVAWRVVTEAGGSIEVRSEVEQGSCFTVKLPKA; this comes from the coding sequence ATGAGGCTCTACCAGCAACTCGTCCTGTTCATGCTCGCCGCGACGGTGCTTCCCCTGGCCGCGGTCGGCTTCCTGTTGCTTTCGCGCGCAGAGGCCGAGCTGGCCGCCCGAATCGACGCGGAGCAGCGCGCGCAGGCGGTCGCCACCGCCGAGTCCGTGGGCGCCACCATGATGGAGGTGGTGGACGCGCTGGCCCGCTCGGCGGAGCTCATCGACTGGCAGGCCGCGAGCGACGCGGAGACGCAGGGCGCGCTGCGGCTGCTTTACGGCCAGTCTCCCGCGGTGAGCGCGGTGCTGAAGCTGGACGCGGAGGGCCGTCCACTGGGCGCGCCCGTCTTCCGTGCGCAGGCCATCGACGGGCACCCGGCCTTCTCTCTGGAGTCCCTGGACCGGCTGGTGCGCTCCATTCCCGTGCAGACGCTGCGAGGCGGCGGCAAGGGCCAGGCGGCGCTGGGCAGCGCGTACGTGCACTCGGACGAGGGGCGCTCGGCGGTCGCCGTGGCGGTGAAGCTGGCGGAAGGCGAGGGCGCGCCCTTCGCCGTCGCCGAGGTCGTGCTCCATCCGCTGGAGGCGGTGCTGCGCAGGCGCCTGGGCGAAGGGCTGGGCCGCATCGACCTGGTGGACGAGGAGCGGCGCGTGCTCGCCAGCACCGCGTCGGAGCGCCGGGGGCAGGCACTGGCGCCGGAGCTGAGCGCGCACCTGTTGGCCCCGGCGCTGCCGCTGACGGAGCTGGTGCGCAGCTTCCGCGTGGAGTCACCGGCCCGGCGGGTCAGCGTGGCGCGCGTGCCCCATGGCATGCGCTTCGACGTGCTGGTGGAAGTGGATGAGTCCACCGCGTTGGCGCCCGTGCACGGCATGCGGCGCACGGTGTTGCTGTCCATTGGCGCCACCTTCCTGGTGCTGCTCGGGCTGGGAGCCCTCTTCACGCGCCGCCTCAACGTGCGGCTGGCGGAGGTGGTGCGCGGCGCTGAGGCCTACGGGCGTGGCGAGCTGGACACGCGCTTGAAGGTCTCCGGCCAGGATGAACTGAGCGAGCTGGCCACCACCTTCAACCGCATGGGCGAGGAGCTGGAGGCGGCGCGTGCCCGGATGCTGCGCTGGAACGACGATTTGCGCGTTCGCGTGGAGGAGGCCACCGCGGACTTGAAGGCGGCCCAGGCGCAGTTGGTGGAGGCGCAGAAGCTGGCCGCGGTGGGGCAGCTCGGCGCGGGCGTGGCGCACGAAATCAACAACCCGCTGGCGGGCATCCTCGGCAACGTGCAGTTGCTGATGCTCGACCGAGGCGCCGCCGACCCGGACTTGGAGTCGCTGCGGAAAATCGAGCAGAGCGCCAAGCGCTGCAAGGAAATCACCCAGAACCTGCTGCGCTTCTCCCAGCAGCGCGAGCGCGCGGAGCTGCGGCCGGTGGACCTCAACGCGGTGGTGCGTGACGCGCTCAGCCTCACGGAGCACCAGCTTCGCGGCGATGGCGTGGCGCTCACCAGCGTGCTGGGAGACGGGCTCGCGCGAGTGCGTGCCGACCCGGGGCACTTGTCGCAGGTGGTGCTGGCGCTGGTGTCCAACGCGCGCACCGCGATGCTGAATTCACCCGAGAAGCGGCTCACCCTGCGCACGGGCGAAGTCGGCGGCTTCGGCTTCCTGGAGGTGGAGGACACGGGGAAGGGGATTGCCCCCAACGTCCGCTCCCGCATCTTCGAGCCCTTCTTCACGACGAAGGACGTGTGGTCCAACGTGGGGTTGGGGCTCAGCGTGGCCTGGCGTGTGGTGACGGAAGCGGGCGGGAGCATCGAAGTCCGCTCGGAAGTCGAGCAGGGCAGTTGCTTCACCGTGAAGCTGCCGAAGGCGTGA
- a CDS encoding FecR domain-containing protein, producing the protein MADSRPSRRQAPFFIGLVLILAALPVGWFVFLRPPPPPPLPPAAPPVVEAPVAQKPLVLELTQVSGKVEVQNTDGSWREATVGMALRRDERVRTDDGSYAMLIGGEAVEVHMDPGTEISVDELTESLSRILLSRGMATAVVRPGQRHTFEVKAANADAKATLQQAGAFTMSNNGDGTVAVGTREGEVTLLGQGKVVIVRAGQQAVVRPGQAPSEPSPIPTSLLLKVDWPTERTRRERELVVRGQTSPGSRVEVDGVSAKSDAEGNFQRKVVLREGRNTVDVQAYGVGRTQQKDTKDVVVDTTPPPLKTDTENIWNQPRDD; encoded by the coding sequence ATGGCTGATTCCCGCCCATCGCGCCGTCAGGCGCCTTTCTTCATTGGCCTCGTGCTGATTCTCGCGGCGTTGCCAGTGGGGTGGTTCGTCTTCCTGCGCCCGCCACCTCCGCCGCCACTTCCTCCCGCCGCGCCGCCCGTCGTCGAGGCGCCCGTGGCGCAGAAGCCGCTGGTGCTGGAGCTCACGCAGGTGTCCGGCAAGGTGGAGGTGCAGAACACGGACGGCTCATGGCGCGAGGCCACGGTGGGCATGGCGCTGCGCCGGGATGAGCGCGTGCGCACCGATGACGGTTCGTACGCCATGCTGATTGGCGGCGAGGCGGTGGAAGTGCACATGGACCCGGGCACGGAGATTTCCGTGGACGAGCTGACCGAGTCGCTGTCCCGCATCCTTCTCTCGCGCGGTATGGCCACCGCCGTCGTGCGGCCGGGGCAGCGTCACACCTTCGAGGTGAAGGCGGCGAACGCGGATGCCAAGGCCACGTTGCAGCAGGCCGGTGCCTTCACCATGAGCAACAACGGCGACGGCACCGTGGCGGTGGGGACGCGTGAAGGCGAGGTGACGCTGCTCGGTCAGGGCAAGGTCGTCATCGTCCGCGCGGGACAGCAGGCCGTCGTCCGTCCGGGGCAGGCGCCGTCGGAGCCGTCACCCATCCCCACCAGTCTCCTGCTCAAGGTGGACTGGCCCACCGAGCGCACCCGCCGCGAGCGTGAGCTGGTCGTTCGCGGGCAGACGTCACCGGGCAGCCGCGTGGAGGTGGATGGCGTCAGCGCCAAATCCGATGCAGAGGGAAACTTCCAGCGAAAGGTGGTTCTTCGCGAAGGCCGTAACACCGTCGATGTCCAGGCCTATGGCGTGGGGCGGACGCAACAGAAGGACACCAAGGACGTGGTCGTCGACACCACGCCGCCGCCGCTCAAGACGGATACCGAGAACATCTGGAATCAGCCGCGCGACGACTGA
- a CDS encoding tetratricopeptide repeat protein, with the protein MFPRPRALSLIALLALTGCDDETPRVKPKDHAEGLYVKGTAEYLQGHFDAALASFEAMKQIAPDDPRLPAARGEVYLSMGRLTDAAAEFEAALKLEPKRSTNWSRLGFIQTQLGQVVEAQSSLRKALSLFPQDFNALESLGDLDLKKGDHDAAVRHFTLASNAAPSPEQKSALIMRALDVLSSKQRYPELLVAAQKAVDDGIHTADVLATLGDALVRAGNLTEAANAYRDAASRSPRDPTLWELVGEIQMKLDKPGDAISAYKESLRVQDRAIVHVALARIYLGMKDAAAAKEELSAALESVSGQDIRELRELASLLATMDRKPDALRILANLSAEQDHAKDAELHVATAQLARELKDTGILQAACARATAADATLKKCP; encoded by the coding sequence ATGTTCCCGCGACCGCGCGCCCTCTCCCTGATTGCCCTGCTCGCCCTGACGGGCTGTGACGACGAGACGCCTCGCGTCAAACCAAAGGACCACGCGGAGGGCCTCTACGTCAAAGGCACCGCCGAGTACCTCCAGGGCCATTTCGACGCCGCCCTGGCCTCCTTCGAGGCCATGAAGCAGATTGCCCCGGACGACCCGCGCCTGCCCGCCGCGCGCGGCGAGGTGTACCTCTCCATGGGCCGCCTGACGGACGCCGCCGCCGAGTTCGAGGCCGCCCTCAAGCTGGAGCCCAAGCGCTCCACCAACTGGAGCCGCCTGGGCTTCATCCAGACGCAGTTGGGCCAGGTGGTCGAAGCCCAGAGTTCGCTGCGCAAGGCCCTGTCCCTCTTCCCTCAGGACTTCAACGCCCTGGAGTCGCTGGGCGACCTGGACCTGAAGAAGGGCGACCACGACGCGGCCGTGCGGCACTTCACGCTCGCGTCCAACGCGGCGCCCTCTCCGGAGCAGAAGTCCGCGCTCATCATGCGCGCGCTGGACGTCCTGTCCTCGAAGCAGCGCTACCCGGAGCTGCTGGTCGCTGCCCAGAAGGCCGTGGATGACGGGATCCACACCGCGGACGTGCTCGCCACCCTGGGGGACGCCCTGGTGCGCGCCGGCAACCTCACCGAGGCCGCCAACGCCTACCGCGACGCCGCCAGCCGCTCGCCTCGGGATCCCACGCTCTGGGAGCTCGTCGGCGAAATCCAGATGAAGCTGGACAAGCCCGGGGACGCCATCAGCGCGTACAAGGAGTCCCTGCGCGTGCAGGACCGCGCCATCGTCCATGTGGCGCTGGCCCGTATCTACCTGGGGATGAAGGACGCCGCGGCCGCGAAGGAGGAGCTGTCCGCGGCGCTGGAGTCCGTGTCCGGCCAGGACATCCGCGAGCTGCGGGAGCTGGCCAGCCTGCTGGCCACCATGGACCGCAAGCCGGACGCGCTGCGCATCCTCGCGAACCTCAGCGCGGAGCAGGACCACGCGAAGGACGCCGAACTGCACGTCGCCACTGCCCAACTGGCGCGGGAACTCAAGGACACCGGCATCCTGCAGGCCGCCTGCGCGCGGGCGACGGCGGCTGACGCCACCCTCAAGAAGTGCCCTTGA
- a CDS encoding response regulator, which yields MSELRHTLLFVDDEADVLDILTRMFQRRYRVLTARSGSAALEILRKEPVDVLITDQRMPEMTGIELVATARAEGFDVTALLLTGYTHPDDIIAAINQGQVYRYITKPWDVNDLLITVKNAVEYTQLRKDKERLIRQLHQRVEALFVLYEVSRASANDPASYDNIIDRVLIAVARVLPYDCGAALIAPDEARSATLRLRCQGMVGEKALLGVKESMLGAYRKSSGLLLPEDRVITRVAGTTTQDAAAPSVYPSQLTVNLVAGGRPVGMLSLFSQKPDAFSEDDGVLLDVLANQTADAIQSLRSAEEEARHRMERMVESMADGVVLTDEKNDIVVMNPAARRLLHAGENPEEQTTRLMEERLGFQPFHLVRGWEYGGGQVLREEVKLFDRHVQTTVTPVTDARNTLRGVCVVLRDITEQKRLEERKDEFVSMVSHELRTPLTSISGALDLVLNFMAGDINERQRRYLSLARDSTEKLNAIVDDLLDLSKFAKGRLRMNFEVSYLDELVQRVVEKYGPAFGEKRVLVKPVLPRHPLRVLADPNRLDQVLNNLLNNAVKFTPEGGEVRVEIHATSSLPGYVVVSCWNSGDPISEESLERIFDRFEQARTKANRTVRGTGLGLAICRNIVEAHGGRIWCEPCTDGVRFMVVLPTEPPPELRRGDDVADAIQLPRRQESRGRVLIIDGEPEVAFIAKALMTGRGYDVRLAFDAEDGLAAARRYAPDTVMVSVRLPDVDGLRLAEILRHDPETRRAPLLVSSAFDERQRAFRAGADAFLVRPLAPDKLLATVDSLVRGRQGPAHGRVLVVDDDAKIAAICREVLENIGFDVALAGSIEEGRRSLRERRPDVVLLDVTLPDGDGFVFLEEIKAESAGGHISVIFISARAETSSKVRALKLGGDDYLTKPFDALELGARVESVMRRKEQELSASPTTQLPGSTAIEREVQRRLSARRPFAFCYLDLDNLKAYNDYYGFAKADGVVRQTGDLMREVFAQDGAPGDFLGHVAGDDFVFITSPESVDRICQKAIETFDRIIPLYYDRQDRERGHIEAEDRYGEKRQFPIMSVSVVAVMTDGTQDHAELARRAADMKKRAKAIAGSVFLRSDQERVVRSVAG from the coding sequence TTGTCCGAGCTCCGCCACACGCTGCTCTTCGTCGACGACGAGGCCGACGTCCTGGACATCCTCACGCGGATGTTCCAGCGCCGGTACCGCGTCCTCACGGCCCGAAGCGGTTCCGCCGCGCTGGAAATCCTGAGAAAGGAGCCGGTGGACGTCCTCATCACCGACCAGCGGATGCCCGAGATGACGGGCATCGAGCTGGTGGCCACCGCGCGCGCGGAGGGCTTCGACGTCACCGCGCTGCTGCTCACGGGATACACCCACCCGGACGACATCATCGCGGCCATCAACCAGGGGCAGGTGTACCGGTACATCACCAAGCCCTGGGATGTGAACGACCTGCTCATCACCGTGAAGAACGCGGTGGAGTACACGCAGCTGCGCAAGGACAAGGAGCGGCTGATCCGTCAGCTCCACCAGCGCGTGGAGGCGCTCTTCGTCCTGTACGAGGTCAGCCGCGCCAGCGCGAATGATCCGGCCAGCTACGACAACATCATCGACCGCGTGCTCATTGCCGTGGCGCGCGTGCTGCCGTACGACTGCGGCGCGGCGCTCATCGCACCGGACGAGGCGCGCAGCGCGACGCTGCGGCTGCGCTGTCAGGGCATGGTGGGGGAGAAGGCGCTGCTGGGCGTGAAGGAGTCCATGCTCGGTGCGTACCGCAAGAGCAGCGGCCTCCTGCTGCCCGAGGACCGCGTCATCACCCGCGTGGCGGGCACCACCACCCAGGACGCGGCGGCGCCGTCGGTGTACCCCAGCCAGCTCACGGTGAACCTGGTCGCGGGTGGGCGCCCGGTGGGCATGCTGTCGCTGTTCAGCCAGAAGCCGGACGCCTTCTCCGAGGACGACGGCGTGTTGCTGGACGTGCTCGCCAACCAGACGGCGGACGCCATCCAGTCCCTGCGCTCGGCGGAGGAGGAAGCCCGCCACCGCATGGAGCGGATGGTGGAGTCCATGGCCGACGGCGTGGTCCTCACCGACGAGAAGAACGACATCGTGGTGATGAACCCGGCGGCGCGGCGGCTGCTACACGCGGGGGAGAACCCCGAGGAGCAGACGACGCGGCTGATGGAGGAGCGCCTGGGCTTCCAGCCCTTCCACCTGGTGCGCGGTTGGGAGTACGGGGGCGGGCAGGTGCTGCGCGAGGAGGTGAAGCTCTTCGACCGGCACGTCCAGACGACGGTGACGCCGGTGACGGACGCGCGGAACACGTTGCGTGGCGTGTGCGTGGTGCTGCGCGACATCACCGAGCAGAAGCGACTGGAGGAGCGCAAGGACGAGTTCGTCTCCATGGTGAGCCACGAGCTGCGCACGCCGCTGACGTCCATCTCCGGCGCGCTGGACCTGGTGCTCAACTTCATGGCCGGCGACATCAACGAGCGGCAGCGCCGCTACCTGTCGCTGGCGCGGGACTCCACGGAGAAGCTCAACGCCATCGTGGACGACCTGCTGGACCTGTCGAAGTTCGCCAAGGGCCGGCTGCGGATGAACTTCGAGGTGTCGTACCTCGACGAGCTCGTCCAGCGCGTGGTGGAGAAGTACGGCCCGGCCTTCGGCGAGAAGCGCGTGCTGGTGAAGCCCGTGCTGCCGCGCCATCCGCTGCGCGTCCTGGCGGATCCGAACCGCTTGGACCAGGTGCTCAACAACCTGCTCAACAACGCGGTGAAGTTCACCCCGGAGGGCGGGGAGGTGCGGGTGGAGATCCACGCCACCTCCAGCCTGCCGGGCTACGTGGTGGTGTCCTGCTGGAACAGCGGAGACCCCATCTCGGAGGAGAGCCTGGAGCGCATCTTCGACCGCTTCGAACAGGCGCGCACCAAGGCCAACCGCACCGTGCGAGGCACCGGCCTGGGGCTGGCCATCTGCCGCAACATCGTGGAGGCCCACGGAGGCCGCATCTGGTGCGAGCCGTGTACGGACGGCGTGCGCTTCATGGTGGTGCTGCCCACCGAGCCGCCGCCGGAGCTGCGCCGGGGAGACGACGTGGCGGACGCCATCCAGCTCCCGCGCCGGCAGGAGAGCCGCGGCCGGGTGCTCATCATTGATGGCGAGCCCGAGGTGGCCTTCATCGCGAAGGCGCTGATGACCGGGCGTGGCTACGACGTGCGGCTGGCCTTCGACGCGGAAGACGGCCTGGCCGCCGCGCGCCGGTATGCCCCCGACACGGTGATGGTGTCCGTGCGCCTGCCGGACGTGGACGGGCTGCGGCTGGCGGAAATCCTCCGGCACGACCCGGAGACGCGCCGTGCGCCGCTGCTGGTGTCCTCCGCCTTCGACGAGCGTCAGCGCGCCTTCCGCGCGGGCGCGGATGCCTTCCTGGTGCGCCCGTTGGCGCCGGACAAGCTGCTGGCCACGGTGGACTCGTTGGTGCGCGGCCGCCAGGGCCCGGCGCACGGCCGCGTGCTGGTGGTGGACGACGATGCGAAGATTGCCGCCATCTGCCGCGAGGTGCTGGAGAACATCGGCTTCGACGTGGCGCTGGCGGGCTCCATCGAGGAGGGGCGCCGCTCCCTGCGCGAGCGCCGGCCGGACGTCGTGCTGCTGGACGTGACGCTGCCGGACGGCGACGGCTTCGTCTTCCTGGAGGAGATCAAGGCGGAGAGCGCCGGTGGTCACATCTCCGTCATCTTCATCTCCGCCCGCGCGGAGACGTCCTCCAAGGTGCGCGCGCTCAAGCTGGGCGGTGACGACTACCTCACCAAGCCCTTCGACGCGCTGGAGCTAGGGGCGCGCGTGGAGAGCGTGATGCGGCGCAAGGAGCAGGAGCTGTCGGCCTCTCCCACCACGCAATTGCCGGGCTCCACCGCCATCGAGCGCGAGGTGCAGCGGCGCCTCTCCGCGCGCCGCCCCTTCGCCTTCTGCTACCTGGACCTGGACAACCTCAAGGCCTACAACGACTACTACGGCTTCGCGAAGGCGGACGGCGTGGTGCGCCAGACGGGCGACTTGATGCGTGAGGTGTTCGCGCAGGACGGCGCGCCCGGTGACTTCCTGGGCCACGTGGCCGGTGACGACTTCGTCTTCATCACCTCGCCGGAGTCGGTGGACCGCATCTGCCAGAAGGCCATTGAGACGTTCGACCGCATCATCCCGCTTTATTACGACCGGCAGGACCGGGAGCGCGGCCACATCGAGGCGGAGGACCGCTACGGGGAGAAGCGGCAGTTCCCCATCATGAGCGTGTCCGTGGTGGCGGTGATGACGGACGGAACGCAGGACCACGCGGAGTTGGCGCGGCGCGCCGCGGACATGAAGAAGCGCGCCAAGGCGATTGCGGGCTCTGTCTTCCTGCGCAGTGACCAGGAGCGGGTGGTACGCTCCGTGGCCGGATGA